In Anopheles bellator chromosome 2, idAnoBellAS_SP24_06.2, whole genome shotgun sequence, the genomic stretch GGAGGGCATCGACGATCAGAGCTACGTGCAGGTGTTCAAGCCGGTCATCTCGGCGGTGATGGAGTTTTACCAGCCGACGGCGATCGTGCTGCAGTGTGGGGCCGACTCGCTGGCGGGCGATCGGTTGGGGTGCTTTTCGCTCAGCACCAAGGGCCACGGTGAGTGCGTCAAGTTCGTCAAGGACCTGAACGTGCcgacgctggtggtgggcggcggcgggtacACGCTGCGCAACGTGGCCCGCTGCTGGACGTACGAGACGTCGCTGCTGATCGACGAAACCATCTCGAACGAGCTGCCGATGAACGACTATTTGGAGTTTTTTGCGCCCGACTTTACGCTCCACCCGGACATTCCCAGCCGGCAGGACAATGCGAACAGCAAGCAGTACCTCGAGGCGATCACGCGGCACGTGTACGACAATCTGAAAATGTGCCAGCACGCACCGAGTGTGCAGATGTTCGACATTCCGGAGGATGCACTGTCGGAGGATCTGAAAGCGAACGCTGACGCGGAACCGAACCCGGACGTGCGCGTCAGCCAGGAGGACGAGGATAAGCTCGTCGAGCCGAAGAATGAATTCTTCGACGgtgataacgataacgataagaGTGAGAACGAACCTTAACACgatcgcgggcgcgcgtgaACGGAGAACTGCCGACATCTTCCATACAAGACACGCACGCAAGCACGCGCCGCGGGCATACTTTAAGTTTTAGAAGGTAATAAAATAACCAGCTGAAACCGAGTATTGGAGATATATTTTTTGCACCTTGAGAAATTCACGTCATGTGCATCACatgaaaaaatatgaaaaagaaaaatagcGAACTATGGGTTAGTAATCCTGTTGGTCCGGAACGCGCGGAGTTGCCAGCGACTGGTAATCGTCCTTCAGCTGGGGCGTGCAGTCGGTGTCCGCTGCGGTTGGTAGAACCGACGACGGGCCGAGGTCATCCAGCGAGAGCTGCGTATTGAACTGCTGCTCGCTACCCGTGGCCGCAATGTTGTAAAGTGACTGCGATGGGTCATAAGAAACCCCGCTTGTACCGGCGGCTGCCGGTTGGCCAGCATCTTCCACCGCCCTAGTGTCTGCCGCGGTTGTGGAGGCGTCTTGTTCGAGGCCTTCTGCTGGATcatgctcctgctcctgctgctgctggtcggcttGGTCGGCTGGTTGCTCATCATCGCGCCGAACCAGTCCGAGCATGTCGAGCATGTTGCGCTTGGACGAGTTGGCCGCTTGTGCCGCTTCCACCGACGAGAACACAGTCCCGCGTTCGCACGCAGTCAAGTGGCGAGCCAGCGCGTTGCCGTCGTTCGAAGAGAACCCACAGTTGCAGTGCATTTCTGTCGAGAGCGTCGCAACGCTTTCCGGCGATTGTGCCGCGGAGCACGCTACGGAGTGATTAACTACCGACGGCAAACAAGCCGACTGATACGCACATTTGACGCACTGCAGCAATCCTCTGCGAGGTGGGGAGATCAGAAAAATTAGTGCCAGTAAAATGGGCGAACAACCCGAATACCTACATTATGTGATTGAACGAATCAAAATCGTTGCCACACTCGAGGCAGATGCTACCGCACTCCATATTCAATTCGAGCGCACTGTACGCTTTGGCGACGCGATACGTGCACAGTTCCTTCAGGACGATCGCTTTTTTCTGCCAAACGAGAGGAGTAAGTGTCACGGGAGAGGACTCACGAACGAAGACTAGGTGTCTGGTTTCTTACCTTCGGTCGGCGAATTTTGGTTTGCGAATCCGTCGGTAACGCCTGAACGTCGGTTGGCTCGCAGGAGCTAGACACGTGATCGAAGATGCTGTGAAACTTGTGTTCGCCCTTGCTGAGGAAACTGAGCGCACACTTGTGGCACCGTTTCGAGATCGTTTTTTTCGAGTGCTGGCGCAGGTGGTGCAGGAAGCCGCGTAAAACCTTCTCGAGTGCCTCTGGCCCATTAGCGTGGGTCGGCGATACCATCTTTTGACAGAACGGACACTGGAGCAGCGTGGAGCGATTGTGGCGCTCGTAGAGATGATCGATCGTTATGCGGCGTGACGAGCTGCGGAAGTCGCACCCAGCGCACCGATACGGCATTTCGAGCGAACGGTGCCACTTGGCCATGTGACCCACCAGCACCGACGCGGTACTGAAACTGGTCtggaaagagaagaaaatcagGAATCGATCGTGCTGAAGCGGGCTTGGAAGGGTATTATTTTACCTCACAAATGAGGCAATTCAACATTTTCCCAAAAGCACACTTTGTCTCGAGCGGATGGGCGACGGAATTGTGTTTCGTGAGTGCTTCCAGGCTGCTCATGTACTGCAAGCAATATCTGCACTGGAGCAGGTCCCCTTCTTCCGGCACCTCCGGCGGTTCGTGTGCGTGGCGCAGGAAGTGATCCAACAGATCAACATTGTTATCGAACGACAGCTCCGGGCATTCGGGGCAACCCAACCGCAAGCCTTTGCGCGGTAGGGCACACTCCTTCACCGCGCTGTTGACGCCCGTGCAGCCATAGTAGTAGGACTCCAGGAACACAACATCGTCCTCACGCTGCttgctggcggccaccggcggagtCTTCTTTGCAGGCAGCGGTGAAGACGGCTTGCTGTTGGCGCCACCAGTGGATCCGGCCACCATGGAAGCGTGTTCCTCGTCccgtttcgcctttttcagCAGTATCTTTTtcggcggttccggtggaagCGACGGGCTGGCGGTCGCTTTTCGTGTCGTCGTCACAGGGCTCGGAGCGACCGGCGATTCGGTGGCAGCTAGAGCAAGAAACGTAGTTGAGCAATTCGAACATTTGGCAGTAGAAGTAGAAGGAAAGGGCTACTATGATTGACCGTGTTTAGACTCAAGACTTTGACAACAACTAACAATTCGTGGCTCGCTCTAGGCTACGCTCCGTCGCACCGTGTATCAAATGTAATGGAAcagtgtttattattttctttttcatacAAACAAACTCATTATCGATAACTTTCATCACTtgctttcatttgttttccctctCTTTCGATCGCACGGATTTTTTGTCTCTAGGTTTTTTGAGGGGGGCGGTGAAGTTTTCAAAAAAGAATCACTCTTTAACTTCTAATCCgctgaaagaagaaaaaaagaaacgaaaacaagtGATGCGTGAGTGATATCCTATAAGCGTGATACACAGCGACTCCAGAATAAACATGTGGAGCGGCGGGACTGCACTGACAAACTGAACGAACTTCCACGAATTTCTCTAAAGCACAGTTGGTGACACGAACTACGACTCTACTTTGATTCAGCGAGATATTCTCTAATTGTCTGTTTTCTAGAGTTCAACAGTGTTCTGGCATTTGCTGCGATTGAGGTTGATCGTACGAGGTTGATGAatgcgaagaaaatgtgtttcaaagGGCATATCGAGCGTAacatgcgtgtgtgtttgctaCAAGAGGAACGATTTGATTGTGGCAACAATTTATGGTCAAAaattagtataaaaataaaaaaaacatgctaTCTCATTTTCACAAACTATCACCAAGTACCATCCTATCTAATTTACACAAATCACTTTTCACCAACCACTCTATGATCACAGGGTGCTATAGAAGCTGCAACCATCTAAGCAACCTCTTGCACCGAACGTGTCGTTCGAAAGAtgcaaacgaaaatgaaaagattGACCAGCAAACGAGTCTTGTGGCCCATTCTTTAACGTCAACTGAATGAAGCGGGACAAAACATTAGGTGGGGAAAATATGGATACTAACAGCGATCCTTCGATTTCCGGCCGCGTTTTCCGGGAGTTGTTGatggtgtcgtcgtcggttggccgCGCGAAGTGCCCGCCACTGGTTGGGGACGCATCGACACGAGATCCGGCACAATCACCCACTGGCGGAACGGATCAGCTGCAACCTGGAAGATACAATGGCACGGTGGATTAAAAAACAGTACCAACGGGGCATTGCACTTCGCGAAGCCTGTACCTTATTTAAACGCGTCATCAAGCTTTCCTTGTTCTCAATACGCGACTGTTCGGCAATGTGGCGAACAATGTTATCGAACGCGGTGCATGGCGTGGTGCCGTACAGTTCGCGCCACACGAGCTCGTTCAGGAACTGTTGGATGATTTGACGCGACAGCAGCGACAGCGTGCTTTGGAACATTCGTGGCACGATGCTTCGCAAGTAGTTCATCACGTTGGCGTTGCTGCTTCTCTCGTTCGCCTCGGACGGTGGCACTTGCTGCACGTTGTTGTAGCCCATGCTGTGGAGCGTCCCCTTGTCCACGGTGAGATCGGTCAGTATGGTGCTGTTCTTGTGAACCCATGCCTCAAGCGGTTCGAGGATTTTCGCGAACCGCTTCTTGTAGCTTCGATCCCCATCGCTCGGTGGATCCACCGCCCGCAAGCGTATGGTGTTGGCTTCACGATCAAGAACACCCAACACCTCCACCTTTACCTGACGTTGCTGTCCATCCTGAAAGGGAGAACACGATCGTTGAAAATATGACACAAAATTGCGGAGCGACCGGGATGTACCTGTGTCGTCGTTCCTAGGGAAATGACGCCTACTTCGACGGCTTTTGCTTCGCCACCGAGCTTGGGCATGTGGCGGCATAAAGCCAACGTGCAGATGGAGCGCAGCATTGTGTACAGTCGCTTCATGTACAAGTTGTCCACCTTTACCCAGTTGACCACATTGGATATGCTCGTTTGGCAAGCCCAGTGGTAGACGAGCTTCAGCAGCACGGTCGGCGCATGGGGAGAACCTTCGAAAATGGATCCATTGAAGACGGAAGTGAACCGACCCTGGCAGCAATTGCTGATCCATACGTATCCACCGGAGTAGGCGAACTTGGACGCATCGGAGTACATGCCCAGCTTCAGCAGGGTTCCACTGTGCACCGTGCACAACTGATCAGATTTGATCAGTCCCTGCTGAATCAGCCACTCGGTGAACTTGGCCGACGGGTACACTAGCACGCCCTTAACCTTGGCATCGAGAACTGGCCGATCGGTGGGAGTTCTATCTGCCACCCGTAACGACGGCCGGGCGATAACCACCAGCGATGGGAACGTTTTGCCTTGTATTTTGCTGAAAGAAATCTCGCGCGAGTCCGCCGGCGCATTGCTCGTATCATCCGTGGTTAGGTCGACGATCGCGGACGGTTCGGCCGTGGCacgtttcttttccttctccgcGCCAATACGCAACCCACCGATGGACGTAAACTCTGTCGGGCGCACGTTCGGAGCGGGTGACACCGTTTGAACGGGCGATTTTGGGCGccgctgttttgtttccggCGGTTTTTCCGGAGTTTTGCGTGTTTCGGACAAGTCCCGCGATGTTCCCGGCTTTTCGCGTTGCCTCACGCGTTTGGACAGTGGCGTGTagtcttcgtcctcgtcgccaaTCTCCACTGTCGGTGGTGTTGGAGCGCTCGTTTCCTCCTCATTTGGAGGGCGCTGGTAGGAACGTCGGCTCCGACGTCGAGTTCCCACTGTCGGCGTATCCGGCAATGGCGATGCGTGACGATGGGGCGCCACTGTTGCACGGGGTGTTGTAGCGGCCGGAACGCACGGAACCGGTGGCTTCTTTTTTGCGAGCGAGCTAAGCGGTTCCGAAATCTGTTCCAACCCCGGCACCGGTCCCAGTACCTGGTATGCCGTGAATACTTCGCCGGAAAAGATACTTTCGCCACCGTGTTCCTGTACGATCGCTTTCAGCTTGTTGCGAACCTCATTGTGCTCTTTTTCGGCCCTCTCATAGGCTGCTTTCTGTGCCGGGCTGAGCTCTTCGGTCCAACACTCGAGGTTTAACGTTGGCACCTCCTCCGGCGCCATGTTTGTTTTCGCAGTAGGCGTCGACGACGAATTGCGACTGCTTTTTATGTGTAGCACTGCTTTTAACACAGACTCGAGTGAAATAACAGCAAGCACGATTTGGCTCGTGATGGTTAGTGACTGGAATTTTGTGTTTACTGCGAATACACTGTATTTTTCACCTCAAGCTACTGCACAAATCACCCAACGCGTGTGAACGGCGTCACTCTCATCGATGATGACAGTGCTGCCAAACGAAGCGAGACACACGTTGCCCtgacagatgatgatgatgatgtttttcgATTCTGACAATAACCTAGTGGGATTCCGGATTCGCATGTGCGCAttttttggaaagaaaatgtttttcgttATTAGGAGGAGTATTTCGACTACCGCGGCACTggcgggcaaaaaaaacttccgAAAGTTTCTGCTGCACAACAAGCGTGGCACGAGAGTCTTCAAACAGCAACGTGCCGCAAATCCTGCCCTGTACCCCGATATGCCGATCGACAAACGGGGTGTGCGCGACACGGGAGTGACCGTGGCCAACCAATTCACCGAGATACGGGAAATGATTCCCGAGCTAATTGTGCCCAATTTGGATGGCTGCAAATTCAAGCCGTACGTTTCGTACAAGGCCCCTGATGTGGTGCAATCGGAATTCACCAGCCAGGATCTGTTCAACGCTGTGTACGCACAGAAGATAATGGATGACTGGAAAAGTGGGAAGCTGAACGAGGACGGCAGCCCGGTCGAACCATCGGCGGACGAAGCCCTTTCAAAGGACGAGGCCTGGGCGAAGGCCCGGAAAACTGGCTCGGATATATTTTGAAACAACCAGCGTCCTTGTCGTTAGTCAATAAATTACGTTTATTAAGCTGTACCCGCTCAGTCTCGCGTAATTCAGAGTAAGGTTTGGCGTAAGCTGTGCAATTTCTTGATCCATCGTGCCATTcgctcgtcgtcatcgcctGGAAAGAACTGAAAAATGTGCGACTGGTTAAAATTGGTGACTCCTGGCGAATGCAGTTCCGTCTTCGTCTTACTGAGGGATGAAAGAGAGAATCTTCCTCCAGAACCTTCGGTTGTTCCGTTGCGGGCACTTTGATGGTTTGAGATGCAAGATCGATAACGATGTTGGTGACCGGTTTCCTGGTGGACACGAACGCTTGAGGAACGAATTCGTCGGCAtccaaattttccaatttcgcaGCCGTTTCCGAATGATCAACGAGGTTGGGGTCTGCGTTCATGGATTTGAAAACGTACTCTTTCTCCAGAGATTTCCTAGGTGGTGAAGATTTTCTCGAATTCTTGGACGATCGTGAACTGGTGCTACTCGCATGCGAACAGCTGCTGGAGCTACTGGACGTCGATgagctggagctgctggatgAGCGACGGTAGCGCTCCCGGTCGCGTGACGTGCGTCCTCGGTATCGATCGCGAGATGTGGACTTTTTGCTAGACGAACCCTTGTAGCGTCGATCATCCTTGGATCGGCTTCGATAGGATGCTTTTTTCTCCTGACGgtacgacgatgatgatgttaccGAGCGAGATTTCGATCGGTCCACGCGCCGGCTTCTGTCGCTGTCCTTTCGACGATATTCATATTCCCGTGACCGGGAGCGTTGCTTTTTGCCATGCTTATTACTTCGATGCGATTTACGGGACCGGGAAGGCGATCGCGAGTATGAGCGAGGCATTAGTCCCGAGACGGTTGTGTATTTCAACGTTTTTTATGATAAAGTCTGGTAATAATTCGTTTTGCACTACTGTGGTTTGTTGCAGCGAGCTGTTCTCACATTCGGCAGGGTTGCCAATGTTTTGATGATTTCTCATTATTCGAAATTATTATAAATATACACTAACTTGATACACCCTGTAACTGAATTTTTAGTTTGAAAAGAGCGTCGGCTCTCTCACAAGCGCGCGAAATTGGCCcccagaagctgtcaaaaacagACCGATTGTCAAAAGGCAGATTCCATTGAAGCATTCGATTGTTTAGTAAACAAGTGCAAAGTGGACGATTTTACAAAAGCGCTTAAAAAACGATAGTTAAATGGAGTCTTTAGCATTGATTAAAAAAGAGCATGGTGTTGANNNNNNNNNNNNNNNNNNNNNNNNNNNNNNNNNNNNNNNNNNNNNNNNNNNNNNNNNNNNNNNNNNNNNNNNNNNNNNNNNNNNNNNNNNNNNNNNNNNNNNNNNNNNNNNNNNNNNNNNNNNNNNNNNNNNNNNNNNNNNNNNNNNNNNNNNNNNNNNNNNNNNNNNNNNNNNNNNNNNNNNNNNNNNNNNNNNNNNNNGAACtttgatgaacaatgaggacactgatgatgttggtccttattgtgaattttcgaatggtATGACAGATTACGTGATGTCCTGAatgctttgtcacagactttacacttgtgTGGCCTTTCGCTGgtatgagtgcggatgtggattttcaattttgcagaATGCACGAACTTTGATGAACAATAGGGGCACTGatactgttggtccttattgtgtaTTTTCGAATGCCCTGCCAGATTTTTTGAAGTGCTGAatgctttgtcacagactttacacttgtatggcttttcaccggtgtgagtgcggatatgaagCTTTAGTTTAAATGAATGTGAGAGCCttgatgaacaatgaggacactgatgatgttggtcctcattgtgaattttcgaatgtactGCCAGATTGCTTGAAGTCTTGAatgctttgtcacagactttacacttgtatggcctttcacaggtgtgagtgcggatatgattCTTTAGGTTACATAAGTGTGCGAACtttgatgaacaatgaggacactgatgatgttggtcctcattgtgaattttcgaatgtagTGCCAGATTTCCTGATGAATGGAatgctttgtcacagactttacactggtatggcttttcgccggtgtgagtaTTGATGTGATTCTTTAGACTAGCTAACTGTGCGAACCttgatgaacaatgaggacactgatgatgttggtccttattgtgaattttcgaatgtagTGCCAGATTTCctgatgaatggaaggctttgtcacagactttacacttgtatggcctttcgccggtatgagtgcggatgtggattttcaattttgcagaATGCACGAACTTCGATGAACAATAGGGGCAC encodes the following:
- the LOC131209131 gene encoding uncharacterized protein LOC131209131; amino-acid sequence: MAPEEVPTLNLECWTEELSPAQKAAYERAEKEHNEVRNKLKAIVQEHGGESIFSGEVFTAYQVLGPVPGLEQISEPLSSLAKKKPPVPCVPAATTPRATVAPHRHASPLPDTPTVGTRRRSRRSYQRPPNEEETSAPTPPTVEIGDEDEDYTPLSKRVRQREKPGTSRDLSETRKTPEKPPETKQRRPKSPVQTVSPAPNVRPTEFTSIGGLRIGAEKEKKRATAEPSAIVDLTTDDTSNAPADSREISFSKIQGKTFPSLVVIARPSLRVADRTPTDRPVLDAKVKGVLVYPSAKFTEWLIQQGLIKSDQLCTVHSGTLLKLGMYSDASKFAYSGGYVWISNCCQGRFTSVFNGSIFEGSPHAPTVLLKLVYHWACQTSISNVVNWVKVDNLYMKRLYTMLRSICTLALCRHMPKLGGEAKAVEVGVISLGTTTQDGQQRQVKVEVLGVLDREANTIRLRAVDPPSDGDRSYKKRFAKILEPLEAWVHKNSTILTDLTVDKGTLHSMGYNNVQQVPPSEANERSSNANVMNYLRSIVPRMFQSTLSLLSRQIIQQFLNELVWRELYGTTPCTAFDNIVRHIAEQSRIENKESLMTRLNKVAADPFRQWVIVPDLVSMRPQPVAGTSRGQPTTTPSTTPGKRGRKSKDRSATESPVAPSPVTTTRKATASPSLPPEPPKKILLKKAKRDEEHASMVAGSTGGANSKPSSPLPAKKTPPVAASKQREDDVVFLESYYYGCTGVNSAVKECALPRKGLRLGCPECPELSFDNNVDLLDHFLRHAHEPPEVPEEGDLLQCRYCLQYMSSLEALTKHNSVAHPLETKCAFGKMLNCLICETSFSTASVLVGHMAKWHRSLEMPYRCAGCDFRSSSRRITIDHLYERHNRSTLLQCPFCQKMVSPTHANGPEALEKVLRGFLHHLRQHSKKTISKRCHKCALSFLSKGEHKFHSIFDHVSSSCEPTDVQALPTDSQTKIRRPKKKAIVLKELCTYRVAKAYSALELNMECGSICLECGNDFDSFNHIIGLLQCVKCAYQSACLPSVVNHSVACSAAQSPESVATLSTEMHCNCGFSSNDGNALARHLTACERGTVFSSVEAAQAANSSKRNMLDMLGLVRRDDEQPADQADQQQQEQEHDPAEGLEQDASTTAADTRAVEDAGQPAAAGTSGVSYDPSQSLYNIAATGSEQQFNTQLSLDDLGPSSVLPTAADTDCTPQLKDDYQSLATPRVPDQQDY
- the LOC131209258 gene encoding large ribosomal subunit protein mL41, with protein sequence MCAFFGKKMFFVIRRSISTTAALAGKKNFRKFLLHNKRGTRVFKQQRAANPALYPDMPIDKRGVRDTGVTVANQFTEIREMIPELIVPNLDGCKFKPYVSYKAPDVVQSEFTSQDLFNAVYAQKIMDDWKSGKLNEDGSPVEPSADEALSKDEAWAKARKTGSDIF
- the LOC131209257 gene encoding splicing factor Cactin-like encodes the protein MPRSYSRSPSRSRKSHRSNKHGKKQRSRSREYEYRRKDSDRSRRVDRSKSRSVTSSSSYRQEKKASYRSRSKDDRRYKGSSSKKSTSRDRYRGRTSRDRERYRRSSSSSSSSTSSSSSSCSHASSTSSRSSKNSRKSSPPRKSLEKEYVFKSMNADPNLVDHSETAAKLENLDADEFVPQAFVSTRKPVTNIVIDLASQTIKVPATEQPKVLEEDSLFHPSFFPGDDDERMARWIKKLHSLRQTLL